One Setaria viridis chromosome 7, Setaria_viridis_v4.0, whole genome shotgun sequence genomic region harbors:
- the LOC117863313 gene encoding polyprenal reductase 1, with the protein MEAGGGPTLQPLLCLAWVAAILPIAAAVLPIPASAGGRLLQDLHQLLCTFSSRGKTVRASSSSSSKAKFTVPQRFFLHFYVEAVVVTTSLLLAIWFYAYMEMTPLVPDSSSYSTIASHNVGGSNSFSWPHPMEHKYRVWRTVFVLILMEIQVMRRMYETKHVFHYSPTARMHVLLYSGAFIYYVAAPLTLASPCLPEAIQYLRYQIAEFVVKGRAGMLNLVIVDPSHLVMPLLKLGWCQWIGAAIFIWGSLHQLRCHAILGSLREHKDSDEYVIPRGDWFSRVSCPHYLAEIVIYFGLLIASGGSDISVWFLLLFVIANLSFSAVQTHKWYLQKFEDYPRSRFAIIPNVC; encoded by the exons ATGGAGGCGGGAGGCGGGCCCACGCTCCAGCCCCTCCTGTGCCTCGCCTGGGTCGCCGCCAtcctccccatcgccgccgccgtgctgccgATCCCCGcgtccgccggcggccgcctcctccaggACCTCCACCAGCTGCTTTGCACCTTCTCCTCCCGCGGCAAGACCGTCagggcctcctcctcgtcctcgtccaaGGCA AAGTTCACCGTTCCACAAAGATTCTTCTTGCATTtttatgtggaggctgtggttgTGACGACAAGCCTGCTTCTTGCAATATGGTTCTATGCATACATGGAAATGACACCATTGGTGCCGGACTCGTCGAGTTACTCCACAATTGCAAGCCATAATGTTGGTGGGTCAAATTCATTCTCTTGGCCACACCCCATGGAACACAAGTATCGTGTCTGGCGGACTGTATTTGTACTTATATTGATGGAAATTCAAGTTATGAGACGCATGTATGAGACTAAACATGTGTTCCACTACAGCCCTACAGCTCGGATGCACGTTTTGCTTTATTCGGGGGCATTTAT CTACTATGTGGCTGCACCTTTGACTCTTGCTAGTCCTTGTCTTCCCGAAGCAATTCAGTATCTTCGATATCAAATAGCTGAGTTCGTAGTGAAGGGTCGAGCAGGAATGCTAAATCTAGTAATAGTTGACCCGTCACATCTCGTGATGCCCCTTCTAAAGTTGGGGTGGTGCCAATGGATTGGCGCAGCAATTTTCATCTGGGGCTCTCTCCACCAGCTCCGTTGCCATGCAATTCTT GGATCATTGCGCGAACACAAAGATTCCGATGAATATGTAATTCCACGCGGTGACTGGTTTAGTCGCGTGTCTTGCCCACATTACCTTGCTGAAATA GTAATATATTTCGGATTGTTGATAGCTAGTGGTGGATCAGACATTTCGGTGTGGTTCCTGCTTCTTTTTGTG ATAGCAAACTTGTCCTTTTCTGCAGTACAAACTCATAAATGGTACCTTCAGAAATTTGAAGATTACCCCCGTTCTCGCTTCGCAATTATTCCAAATGTATGCTAG
- the LOC117865725 gene encoding polyprenal reductase 1, protein MEAGGGPTLQPLLCLAWVAAILPIAAAALPIPAAAGGRLLHQLLCAFSSRGKTVRTASSSSSSSSSSSKARFTVPQKFFLHFYVVGVVVTTTLLLAIWFYAYMKMTPLVPEPSSYSTIASHLVGSSNSFSLASFWSSRPREHKYRVWRTVFVLILMEIQVLRRLYETEHVFHYSPSARMHIMGYLTGLFYYVAAPLSLASSCLPEAIQYLRYQIAEFIVKGRARMPDLVIDPSHLLKPLLKLGWTQWIGAAIFIWGSLHQIRCHAILGSLREHKDSDEYVIPCGDWFSRVSCPHYLAELVIYLGMLIASGGSDISVWFLYLFVITNLSFAAVQTHKWYLQKFEDYPRSRYAIIPFVC, encoded by the exons ATGGAGGCGGGAGGCGGGCCCACGCTCCAGCCCCTCCTCTGCCTCGCCTGGGTCGCCGCCAtcctccccatcgccgccgccgcgctgcccatccccgcggccgccggcggccgcctcctccaccagcTACTCTGCGCCTTCTCCTCCCGGGGCAAGACCGTCAGgaccgcctcctcgtcctcgtcctcgtcctcgtcctcgtccaaGGCG AGGTTCACCGTTCCACAGAAATTCTTCTTGCATTTTTACGTGGTGGGTGTTGTTGTGACGACAACCTTGCTACTTGCAATATGGTTCTATGCATACATGAAAATGACACCATTGGTGCCGGAGCCATCGAGTTACTCCACAATTGCTAGCCATCTTGTTGGTAGTTCCAATTCATTCTCTTTGGCAAGTTTCTGGTCATCACGCCCCAGGGAACACAAGTATCGTGTCTGGCGGACTGTATTTGTACTTATATTGATGGAAATTCAGGTTCTGAGACGCCTGTATGAGACTGAACATGTGTTCCACTACAGCCCTTCAGCTCGGATGCACATCATGGGTTATCTGACAGGTCTTTT CTACTACGTGGCTGCTCCTTTATCGCTTGCTAGTTCTTGTCTTCCTGAAGCAATACAGTATCTTCGATATCAAATAGCTGAGTTTATAGTAAAGGGTCGAGCAAGAATGCCAGATCTAGTTATTGACCCATCACATCTCTTGAAGCCTCTTctaaagttggggtggacccaGTGGATTGGTGCTGCTATTTTCATCTGGGGCTCGCTCCATCAGATCCGTTGCCATGCAATTCTT GGATCATTACGTGAACACAAAGATTCTGATGAATATGTAATTCCGTGCGGTGACTGGTTTAGTCGTGTGTCTTGCCCTCATTACCTTGCTGAGCTA GTAATATATTTGGGCATGCTGATAGCTAGTGGTGGATCAGACATTTCGGTGTGGTTCCTATACCTTTTTGTG ATAACAAACTTGTCCTTTGCAGCGGTACAAACTCATAAATGGTATCTTCAGAAATTTGAAGATTACCCTCGTTCTCGCTACGCAATCATTCCATTTGTATGCTAG
- the LOC117864151 gene encoding probable inactive leucine-rich repeat receptor kinase XIAO, whose translation MPPSRSLFLLLMLALAAARAQPPPAPPVARTAGVRAEIDALLAFRRGVRDPYGAMSGWDAASPSAPCSWRGVACAPGSGASAGRVVELQLPRLRLSGPISPALGSLPYLERLSLRSNDLSGAIPATLARVTSLRAVFLQSNSLSGPIPQSFIANLTNLDTFDVSGNLLSGPVPASFPPTLKYLDLSSNAFSGTIPASISASAPSLQFLNLSFNRLRGTVPASLGALQNLHYLWLDGNLLEGTIPAPLANCSALLHLSLQGNSLRGILPSAVAAIPTLQILSVSRNQLTGAIPAAAFGSQRNSSLRIVQLGGNQFSQVDVPGGLAADLQVVDLGGNKLAGAFPTWLTGAGGLTLLDLSGNAFIGELPPAVGQLTALLELRLGGNAFTGAVPAEIGRCGALQVLDLEDNHFSGVVPSALGGLPRLREVYLGGNSFSGQIPTSLGNLSWLEALSIPRNRLTGSLSGELFQLGNLTFLDLSENNLTGEIPPAIGNLSALQSLNLSRNAFSGRIPSTIGSLQNLRVLDLSGQKNLSGNVPAELFGLPQLQYVSFADNSFSGDVPEGFSSLWSLRHLNLSGNSFTGSIPATYGYLPSLQVLSASHNRISGELPAELANCSNLTVLEISGNQLTGSIPSDLSRLGELEELDLSYNQLSGKIPPEISNCSSLALLKLDDNRIGGDIPASLANLSKLQTLDLSSNNLTGTIPASLAQIPVLVSFNVSHNELTGEIPVMLGSRFGSPSAYASNSDLCGPPLESECGEYRRRRRRQKVQRLALLIGVVAAAVLLLALFCCCCVLSLLRWRRRFIESRDGVKKRRRSPGRGSGSSGTSTENGVSQPKLIMFNSRITYADTVEATRQFDEENVLSRGRHGLVFKACYSDGTVLAILRLPSTSADGAVIIEEGSFRKEAESLGKVKHRNLTVLRGYYAGPPPDVRLLVYDYMPNGNLATLLQEASHQDGHILNWPMRHLIALGVSRGLAFLHQSGVVHGDVKPQNILFDADFEPHLSDFGLEPMVVTAGAAAAAAAASTSAATPVGSLGYVAPDAAAAGQATREGDVYSFGIVLLELLTGRRPGMFAGEEEDIVKWVKRQLQRGAVAELLEPGLLELDPESSEWEEFLLGIKVGLLCTAQDPLDRPAMGDVVFMLEGCRVGPDIPSSADPTSQPSPA comes from the coding sequence ATGCCGCCGTCGCGGTCGCTGTTCCTGCTGCTCATGCTCGCGctggccgcggcgcgggcgcagccgccccccgcgccgccggtggcgcggaCGGCGGGGGTGCGGGCGGAGATCGACGCGCTCCTCGCGTTCCGCCGCGGGGTGCGGGACCCCTACGGCGCCATGTCCGGGTGGGACGCCGCGTCGCCCTCGGCGCCCTGCTCCTGGCGCGGCGTCGCGTGCGCGCCCGGCTccggcgcctccgccggccgcgtcgtcgaGCTACAGCTCCCGCGGCTCCGCCTCTCGGGCCCCATCTCCCCCGCGCTCGGCTCGCTGCCGTACCTCGAGCGGCTCAGCCTCCGCTCCAACGACCTCTCCGGCGCCATCCCGGCGACGCTGGCACGCGTCACCTCGCTCCGCGCCGTCTTCCTCCAGTCCAACTCGCTCTCCGGCCCCATCCCCCAGTCCTTCATCGCCAACCTCACCAACCTCGATACCTTCGACGTGTCCGGCAACCTCCTGTCCGGGCCCGTCCCCGCTTCATTTCCTCCCACCTTGAAGTACCTCGACCTCTCCTCCAATGCCTTCTCCGGCACCATCCCGGCGAGCATTAGCGCCTCGGCGCCGAGCCTCCAGTTCCTCAACCTATCCTTCAACCGACTCCGGGGCACCGTGCCGGCGTCGCTGGGCGCCTTGCAGAACCTGCATTACCTCTGGCTCGACGGGAACCTCCTCGAGGGGACCATCCCTGCGCCGCTCGCCAACTGCTCGGCGCTGCTCCACCTGAGCCTGCAGGGGAACTCGCTCCGCGGCATCCTGCCGTCCGCGGTCGCCGCCATACCCACGCTGCAGATTCTCTCGGTGTCGCGGAACCAGCTCACCGGCGCCATCCCGGCCGCGGCGTTCGGCAGCCAGAGGAACTCGTCTCTGCGCATCGTGCAGCTCGGCGGCAACCAGTTCTCCCAGGTGGACGTGCCGGGAGGGCTCGCCGCGGATCTCCAGGTGGTGGACCTGGGTGGCAACAAGCTGGCTGGCGCGTTCCCGACCTGGCTCACCGGGGCGGGGGGACTGACGCTGCTCGACCTCTCCGGCAATGCGTTCATCGGCGAGTTGCCGCCGGCGGTCGGGCAGCTCACTGCACTGCTGGAGCTGCGCCTTGGTGGCAATGCTTTCACTGGTGCCGTGCCTGCGGAGATTGGCAGATGCGGCGCACTCCAGGTGCTTGATCTCGAGGACAACCACTTCTCCGGCGTGGTGCCATCGGCTCTTGGCGGTCTCCCAAGGCTCAGAGAGGTCTATCTCGGTGGGAACTCTTTCTCCGGCCAGATTCCGACGAGCTTGGGGAATCTGTCATGGCTTGAGGCATTGTCCATACCGAGGAACAGACTCACTGGTAGCCTTTCTGGTGAGCTCTTCCAGCTGGGAAACCTGACGTTCTTGGACCTATCTGAGAACAACCTCACCGGAGAGATCCCTCCGGCCATTGGTAATCTATCTGCTCTTCAGAGTTTGAATTTGAGCCGCAATGCCTTCTCTGGCCGCATTCCATCGACCATTGGCAGCCTGCAGAACCTGCGAGTTCTTGACCTCTCTGGTCAGAAGAACCTCTCTGGCAATGTCCCAGCAGAGCTTTTCGGCTTGCCGCAGCTGCAATATGTGTCGTTTGCCGACAACTCGTTCTCTGGGGATGTTCCTGAAGGATTCAGCAGTCTTTGGAGCCTGAGGCATCTCAACCTCTCCGGCAATTCTTTCACTGGGTCGATCCCGGCAACATATGGGTACCTGCCATCGCTTCAAGTGCTCTCAGCCTCGCACAACCGCATTTCTGGGGAGCTTCCTGCCGAGCTCGCCAATTGTTCCAACCTCACTGTGCTTGAAATCAGTGGCAACCAGCTGACTGGCTCCATCCCGAGTGACCTCTCACGCCTTGGTGAATTGGAGGAGCTTGACCTCAGCTACAATCAGCTTTCAGGCAAGATACCACCAGAGATTTCCAACTGCTCGTCGCTTGCCCTTCTCAAGCTTGATGACAATCGTATTGGCGGTGACATACCAGCCTCCCTTGCCAACCTCTCGAAGCTGCAGACACTTGACCTGTCATCCAACAATCTTACCGGCACCATCCCTGCTTCATTGGCTCAGATTCCAGTCCTTGTATCATTCAATGTGTCACACAATGAGCTTACTGGTGAGATACCAGTAATGCTTGGCTCCCGCTTTGGCTCCCCTTCAGCATATGCTTCAAACTCAGATCTGTGCGGTCCACCATTGGAGAGCGAATGTGGTGAGTACAGGCGACGCCGGAGGCGACAGAAGGTGCAGCGCCTCGCTCTGCTAATTGGTGTAGTGGCTGCTGCGGTGCTGCTGCTTGCGCTGTTCTGCTGTTGCTGCGTGTTAAGCTTGCTGCGATGGAGGCGCAGGTTCATTGAGAGCCGTGATGGTGTCAAGAAGAGGAGACGCAGCCCTGGACGTGGCAGCGGGTCGAGTGGCACAAGCACGGAGAATGGTGTCAGCCAGCCGAAGTTGATCATGTTCAACTCAAGGATCACCTATGCTGACACGGTTGAGGCGACGCGGCAGTTTGACGAGGAGAATGTGCTCAGCCGAGGCCGTCACGGTCTCGTGTTCAAGGCTTGTTACAGTGATGGCACCGTGCTGGCCATTTTGCGGCTTCCGTCCACCTCTGCCGATGGTGCTGTGATTATTGAAGAGGGCTCATTCAGAAAAGAGGCAGAGTCTCTTGGCAAGGTGAAGCACAGGAACCTCACTGTGCTCCGTGGCTACTACGCCGGGCCGCCACCGGATGTTCGTCTGCTGGTCTATGACTACATGCCCAACGGCAACCTCGCCACATTGCTCCAGGAAGCATCTCACCAAGATGGCCACATCCTCAACTGGCCGATGAGGCACCTAATTGCGCTCGGGGTCTCCCGCGGCCTCGCGTTCCTGCACCAGTCCGGCGTCGTGCACGGCGACGTCAAGCCACAGAACATCCTATTCGACGCCGACTTCGAGCCGCACCTGTCTGACTTTGGCCTCGAGCCCATGGTGGTGACCGCGGGCGCCgctgcagcagccgccgccgcatcgaCATCAGCCGCGACGCCAGTGGGCTCTCTCGGCTACGTCGCCCCCGACGCGGCTGCCGCCGGGCAGGCCACGAGGGAAGGCGATGTGTACAGCTTCGGCATCGTCTTACTGGAGCTCCTCACCGGGCGGCGTCCCGGCATGttcgccggggaggaggaggacatcgTGAAGTGGGTGAAGCGTCAGCTGCAGCGCGGCGCGGTGGCAGAGCTGCTGGAGCCGGGCCTGCTGGAGCTGGACCCGGAGTCCTCCGAGTGGGAGGAGTTCCTGCTGGGCATCAAGGTCGGGCTGCTCTGCACCGCGCAGGACCCGCTGGACCGCCCGGCCATGGGCGACGTGGTGTTCATGCTGGAGGGCTGCCGCGTCGGCCCGGACATCCCGTCCTCCGCCGACCCCACCTCCCAGCCGTCGCCGGCGTAG
- the LOC117865259 gene encoding uncharacterized protein, whose amino-acid sequence MFYGGYAYHGSTFEQTYRCYPASFFDKPHLEGGDKVIMPPSALDHLASLHIEYPMLFELHNDATQRISHCGVLEFVAEEGMIIMPYWMMQNMLLQEGDTVRVKNATLPKGTYVKLQPHTTDFLDISNPKAILEKTLRNFSCLTTGDSIMVAYNNKQYYIDIVETKPASAVSIIETDCEVDFAPPLDYKEPEKPQQPTIPTSKAAAEVGDTVVEDEPKFKPFTGSGKRLDGRASKLQASEVPSTAHSVPLDSNKRANQQTSSAPATTSGASNSTRQKTGKLVFGSSASNNKEPQKAPAKEEEPPKKDELKFQAFSGKSYSLKR is encoded by the exons ATG TTTTACGGGGGATATGCATACCATGGCAGTACGTTTGAGCAAACGTACCGTTGTTATCCAGCATCCTTCTTTGATAAG ccaCACCTTGAGGGTGGTGACAAAG TAATAATGCCACCATCTGCCCTTGATCACCTGG CTTCCCTTCACATCGAGTACCCAATGCTATTTGAGCTGCACAATGATGCAACTCAACGGATTTCACACTGTGGTGTTTTGGAGTTTGTGGCAGAAGAAGGCATGATCATCATGCCCTACTGG ATGATGCAAAACATGCTTCTTCAAGAGGGTGACACTGTCCGTGTGAAAAATGCCACGCTTCCCAAGGGTACATATGTGAAGTTGCAACCTCACACAACTGATTTTCTGGACATCTCAAATCCAAAAGCCAT CCTGGAGAAAACTCTCAGAAATTTCTCCTGCTTAACTACGGGAGATAGCATCATGGTTGCTTACAACAACAAACAGTATTATATTGACATTGTTGAAACAAAGCCTGCTTCAGCTGTTAGCATCATTGAGACAGACTGTGAAGTGGACTTTGCACCTCCCCTTGACTATAAAGAACCTGAGAAACCACAGCAGCCTACAATTCCCACAAGCAAGGCTGCTGCTGAAG TTGGAGACACTGTAGTTGAAGATGAACCCAAATTCAAACCATTTACTGGATCCGGAAAGCGGTTGGATGGTAGAGCCTCAAAACTACAGGCATCTGAGGTTCCATCCACTGCACATTCTGTTCCTTTGGATTCAAACAAAAGAGCAAATCAGCAAACATCATCTGCGCCTGCAACTACTTCTGGAGCTAGCAATTCCACTCGTCAGAAAACAGGAAAGCTTGTTTTTGGTTCAAGTGCAAGCAACAATAAAGAACCACAAAAG GCTCCTGCTAAAGAGGAGGAACCCCCGAAGAAGGATGAGCTGAAGTTCCAAGCTTTTAGTGGGAAGAGCTACTCCTTGAAACGTTAG